Genomic window (Ananas comosus cultivar F153 linkage group 1, ASM154086v1, whole genome shotgun sequence):
AAGGAATGGATGGTATTGTTGAAGAAGCACAAGTCAACGAACCAAGCTACCTTCGACTGGCAGTTAGAAGAGAAACCCTGAGACTCCACCCAACAGCCCCACTGCTGCTGCCTAGAGAGGGCCAGTCGACATGCCACGTGGAGGGCTACGAGATCCCGGCGGGGACCCGGATCATCGTCAACGCATGGGCGATCGCGCGGGATCCCAAGTACTGGTCGGAGCCGGAACGGTTTGTGCCGGAGCAGTTCGCAGCGCCCGGCGACGCAGATTACAAGGGGACCAACTTCGAGTACCTGCCGTTCGGATCGGGGCGGCGGATGTGCCCCGGGATGGTGTTCGGCCTCGCCAGCGTGTCCGTGGCCCTCGCGGAGCTGCTCCGCCGATTCGACTGGCGGGTGCCCGAAgggacgacgacggcggaggAGCTCGACATGGAGGAGACCGGCGGCGCCACCGCCATGCGGAGGGTCGACCTGGTCTTGGTGGCCACTACCAGGGATCCAAAGTGAACGGAGACTGACGTGCTAGAAGAAATGTTTTCCGTAGACAATACTGCAGGGCATATAATCTACCTGCTTTTAAGGAGGATATGCCCAAACTATTACTATCTCCACAGTAGGGCGCCTGATAGGGATTTGAGGATTATAGATTCGAGTCCCACACTCCCACGTGACGGACTCTAGATATACAGTGATTGGAAGGAGCCTAGCGCACGATTCTCTAAGACCGAAATGTTTTTCTTTACTAAGAATAATGTAATTGAATAGATCACAATTGCCGAACCTCTactaaaaaaaagtacaaatatAGAAATGCTGCTGTGAGCAATAATCTGTCTTCTTACTGCTGGTAAGTGTATACAGAGattaaaatacttttcttaAAAGAGTTTAAAAGTCTATTCGCCCAACatgaaagtttgaggaccaaaatgaaaattgaaaaGAGTAAATGTATACAtgaaagtttgaggatcaaaatgaaaCTTGAGCTATAATACACATGGGAAACCTTTATTAATTAGAGAAATAAAATCCTATTCTTCTACCTTCCCTCGGTGCGAAAAACATACGCCGAATTACACAGTTCGgaacaaagataaaaaaaacgTGAGTTAGATcacataaaaataaacttaagcCACAATTTGATATTTTACGAGAGATCAAATGGAAAATGGAAAAAGGAGTTTTTACGAAAATACCACTTAAAGCAGAAATCGGAGAATCAACCAGCACTTGAATTATTGGCTCCACTAATCATCTAGATAAAGCATATATTACACAACAACACTACTATAatctaaaaattacaaattaaacgAAGCTGATCTCACAAACGACCTACGCCACCATACCTGAAAAGCCTGACCAAGGTTCGGGCACTCCGTCGCGCCGCCCGCGAAGAATCGAAACCATTCCTCAAATAAACTCTGTTGCTGACTAAGCGGGAGCGTTAGAAGTGCCTGCCCCAGGGTTTCCTCCAACATCCTAACATCCAACCCTTTTGAGCACCTTTGTAACCAACCAAAGTCCATCAACAAAGGCCGGAACCATCCGCAAAATAAAGCACTTCTTGTTTCACCCCGACAATGCAACTTCCCTTTCCCTAGTGCTATAAATAAACTTGCGGAGACCCGACTTAGCTCGTACCTCACCATTGGTGAAGCTTTTTCGTGCATTTTGATCAACTCTGCTTGCTGGGCCCACAAGTCCACAAAATCTTCAGCCATCTGATTGTTAGTGAGAATCTCGAGGAGCCAGTTGAGATTCTCGACCTGCTTTGAGATCCGTTCAACCAAAGGCTTATTACTGTTCTTATTTTCGTCTGCTGCAGATCCAGAAGCTTCTTCAAAGAGCTCCACAAGTGAGTTCAAGCAGGAGTGGCATATCTTATATAAGCTCTCCTTACTAAGCCCAGCAGGGTCTTTTTGGTACACCGAGCTCTTTGATAAGAGACCATTGACTAGGGATTGCATCTCTTTTCTCGCGTTACTACAAATCCCATTCACGACTGATTGTATGAGATGGATGGCGAGATGATTATCCTGCAAGTCACACCGACCTGGTGGGGTACGTAATCTCGCTAGCACATCCTGTGCTGTTGCCTCGTCAAGCGTACAGCGGGAAAAAAAGCTCTTGAGCTTTTCCTCCTCGCTCTCAGTCCATGGGACGCCCTCGATGTACTTTAAACAAGAGGTGATGCCTCGATCAAACATGATGGTGGAGGATACCTGAAATCAGATGAGTTAAAATGTTTTTTAGTCCGATATGAGTTtgcagagaagaaaagaaaatgcaagTTGTATTGCAAAGATGAAGAACCATAAAGAAAGTAACGTTATTATAGTCGAGATCAAAGTTATGCACATAGTAATACATGCCATTCATAGATCTTACAAGCTAATTTCTGTGAGTCATGTTCAATAAAATCAACTTGTGAATTAAAATCAGCTCTTGAATTAAACCTATAAAGATCTTTGCAGAGCCGAGAGCTAGAGTAAACATACAGAAGGAGGCTTAATTGCAAATAGTAAAATGCAAATAGTAAAACATGGTGAGAGATATGAACCAAAATTTATGAAGGAGAACGATAGAAATGAATGATGAGCAAACTGAGACAGAAATCAATTTTTGAAAGTCATTAAACTAGGACGAATCTAAAGCAGGTAGCAAATCAAAAGGCAAATAAAAATCTGATTACACTATGTAGGAGGGTTTCCTTAATTGGCTTCTGGCCAATTCAGTTGGACATAATGGTTAATAAGGGTCTAGTCTTCAGCATGAAACAATTTATAAGGGTTTAAGAAATGAAAGCCCAGCAAGCATTTGAATAGTTCCACATAAACTAGCAACCATGGTTGCCACAGCCACATAAAATGGTTGTGGAATGACAAATGTGCCATACCTAGGACCAGAAATGTAACGAGATCCCCTCCACTATAGGACATTTTGAAATAGGTCCCTCAATTTAAAATGATGTCACTGATACCCCCTTAACttttaattactttaatttGAGCTATTCAATCATTTGAATGAGACTGAAATTACCGACGTCATTAGGAACCGGATGTTACAGACTTTGTTTGGCGAATTTCGTGGAGTCGAATAGAGTCTTGAAGGGTCGAAGAAGATGATATCGAGGTTCAAGTTGCAAAGGCTCATCTCACAGCCCCCAGGcatgtttatattttgtaatGGTGATTTATGCGTATGTTTAAGTGTTTGGGAGACATCGGAATAGGTTTAAATTCTTAAACTTTACAAAATGGGACAATTTCATGTTTCAAGGTTCGGACCTTGGTGCAAGGTCTGAAACCCGTGAGCCTTCCTGGCTGTCATGCATGGAGGGTCCAAACCTTGGTGCAAGGTCCGGAACCCCATAAGCCCTCCTAGCTAATACACAGCGAGGGTTCGGACCTTGAGGCTACTGTCCAGAACCCGTAAGTCTGTCTGGCAGTTACGTGAGGGTCCGAATCTCGAGACTAAAATCCGGACTTCTAAACCCTGACAGTTTCAAAGTTCGGACCCTAATGTAAGGTCCGGACTCAGAACCCGTCGCAAGTTTTCGAAATCCTATTTTTCAATCCTAGTTTGAATCTAATATCTCCTAagcctataaatatgatatgggAGTCTTTGTAAAACGTGACTAAAATAGAATATCCTacggaaaccctagaaacctgTTTTCGGTGCTTTCTGATCATCTTCCCAAAGcaagtttctttctttctttcatcaatttgatttttagggttttaaaTCCTGatattcttttaatcaaattgATGATTGCTTAGAAGGTATTTTCTCATATCTTATCTAAGCATTGAAATCACCACCAACAATCCTTCTACGGGCTCCGGTGAGAGCGTTCGCACATGGACTTCGCGTGAgggccgaggattcggtggacgctggAGCACTCGAGGCGTTGTTGCTGCGAGGAGTCACAGTATAATCAATTGGAGGAGTTCAATCAATTGGGGAGCTACGAAGATGATCTACTTCGAGTCTAACGTAAAGGTTGAGTCGAGGATTCGATAAATCACTTTGTACTCTACTTTTTTTAGTGAATTTCTcatgtgatcggtcccgtggattttttactcctcttaaagttttcccacgtaaaaaTCTCGCTGTGTTGGCTTTATTTTTCCGC
Coding sequences:
- the LOC109722528 gene encoding cytochrome P450 71D10-like, with product MDGIVEEAQVNEPSYLRLAVRRETLRLHPTAPLLLPREGQSTCHVEGYEIPAGTRIIVNAWAIARDPKYWSEPERFVPEQFAAPGDADYKGTNFEYLPFGSGRRMCPGMVFGLASVSVALAELLRRFDWRVPEGTTTAEELDMEETGGATAMRRVDLVLVATTRDPK
- the LOC109717368 gene encoding BTB/POZ domain-containing protein At2g13690, with the translated sequence MADRGSRISSAAASRRPRPRAAWCCSFAAVPGSPDLRSSPRHHYHQRHHHHLSKLPPQPPPKPSSLYSSPSPTSKLGLGIIDPRRILSPGRVSPIDSDPPLDPLPEIVASAAAAAAEPEISDPAQGEGSPASQRAETDRCASSRERSLDLRLRLKGKDGTCLLLELDSKVLCESSRFFAAMVLEATGKISDELAGYTRIEVGGIEDTDVFRKTIELMYEEDALRALAKAGVSPAIDILEVSSTIMFDRGITSCLKYIEGVPWTESEEEKLKSFFSRCTLDEATAQDVLARLRTPPGRCDLQDNHLAIHLIQSVVNGICSNARKEMQSLVNGLLSKSSVYQKDPAGLSKESLYKICHSCLNSLVELFEEASGSAADENKNSNKPLVERISKQVENLNWLLEILTNNQMAEDFVDLWAQQAELIKMHEKASPMVRYELSRVSASLFIALGKGKLHCRGETRSALFCGWFRPLLMDFGWLQRCSKGLDVRMLEETLGQALLTLPLSQQQSLFEEWFRFFAGGATECPNLGQAFQVWWRRSFVRSASFNL